One window of the Rubinisphaera margarita genome contains the following:
- a CDS encoding TylF/MycF/NovP-related O-methyltransferase, translated as MNELVGVPGDFAEVGVFRGALFKRLVAVAHVLKRTVHGFDSFVGMNEPTEHDQGRYQKGELSVGGVEAFRGIIDDSVARHRQLSLQSNVGAMSNEIRDDRYQLWEGYVPDCLTRCPVNQFAFIYVDLDHHDPTAQAIDWAWPRLAPGGILGFDDYFPGRDRLASPPIDRFLEKEFGQMHLVQFSNNQLFIRKRTAAGEQRSVA; from the coding sequence ATGAACGAACTGGTAGGCGTGCCCGGCGACTTCGCGGAAGTCGGCGTGTTTCGCGGCGCGCTCTTTAAGCGACTCGTCGCTGTCGCTCATGTGTTGAAGCGGACAGTCCACGGCTTCGACAGCTTTGTGGGAATGAACGAGCCGACAGAGCATGATCAGGGGCGGTATCAGAAGGGCGAGCTCAGTGTCGGGGGAGTGGAGGCTTTTCGCGGTATCATCGATGATTCTGTCGCCCGGCATCGTCAGCTGTCGCTGCAGTCGAATGTGGGAGCGATGTCGAATGAGATTCGGGACGACCGCTATCAGCTTTGGGAAGGCTATGTCCCCGACTGCCTGACCAGATGTCCTGTCAACCAGTTCGCGTTCATCTACGTCGATCTGGATCACCACGATCCAACCGCCCAGGCGATTGACTGGGCCTGGCCGCGACTGGCCCCGGGCGGGATTCTTGGTTTCGATGACTATTTCCCGGGACGGGACCGGCTGGCTTCTCCCCCGATCGATCGATTCCTCGAAAAAGAGTTCGGTCAGATGCATCTCGTTCAGTTCTCCAACAATCAGCTGTTCATTCGTAAGCGGACAGCTGCTGGCGAACAACGAAGTGTGGCCTGA